A single genomic interval of Patescibacteria group bacterium harbors:
- the trmD gene encoding tRNA (guanosine(37)-N1)-methyltransferase TrmD, whose protein sequence is MKRFDVITIFPEVVAPYAEASILGKAQKKELIKIEAHNLREYSTERHSKVDDTPYGGGAGMVMAVQPFDAAVSSIKMKKKLFGKAPRTRVILTSASGKRFTQADAKRLAEYDQVIFLCGRYEGVDYRVETDIADESLSIGDYVLTGGELPALVMIDAIARQIPGVLGNEDTLKEESHGDDSMLEYPQYTKPPEYLMHGKKLAVPDVLLSGDHGKIKKWRTEQQKKSA, encoded by the coding sequence ATGAAACGCTTTGACGTTATCACTATTTTTCCAGAAGTAGTCGCCCCGTATGCGGAGGCGAGTATTTTGGGTAAGGCGCAGAAGAAGGAGCTTATCAAAATCGAGGCGCACAACTTGCGGGAATACTCGACGGAAAGACACAGTAAGGTTGATGACACTCCGTATGGCGGGGGAGCTGGAATGGTGATGGCAGTTCAGCCGTTCGATGCAGCTGTGTCCTCGATCAAGATGAAGAAGAAGCTCTTCGGCAAGGCGCCGAGAACTCGTGTCATTTTGACGAGCGCTTCCGGCAAGCGGTTCACCCAGGCTGACGCGAAGAGACTCGCCGAGTACGACCAGGTGATCTTTCTCTGTGGCCGCTATGAAGGCGTCGACTATCGTGTCGAAACTGACATCGCTGACGAGTCATTGTCGATCGGGGATTATGTACTAACTGGTGGCGAACTCCCAGCCTTGGTGATGATCGATGCTATCGCTCGACAAATCCCGGGAGTCCTCGGCAACGAAGACACTTTGAAAGAGGAGTCCCATGGGGACGATTCTATGCTGGAATACCCCCAATACACCAAACCGCCTGAATATCTCATGCACGGCAAGAAGCTGGCCGTACCGGACGTTCTCTTATCAGGGGACCATGGGAAGATAAAAAAATGGCGAACTGAACAGCAAAAGAAGTCTGCGTAA
- a CDS encoding KH domain-containing protein: MEFDQQFVETIVKALVNKPEEVKSDRKVDEQGVLITVHTSPEDTGYVIGKGGKTAVAIRTLLATLGAKANMRISFRIDAPENGTRRPRQEAPAGEFSLGTPDVSAPSMASSVPPADDMSVDSLTF, encoded by the coding sequence ATGGAGTTTGACCAGCAGTTTGTAGAGACGATTGTGAAGGCTTTGGTAAACAAGCCAGAGGAGGTGAAGAGTGACCGTAAGGTGGACGAGCAAGGCGTGCTCATCACGGTGCACACCAGCCCGGAAGATACGGGTTACGTCATCGGAAAGGGTGGCAAAACAGCTGTAGCTATCCGCACGTTGCTCGCCACGCTCGGCGCCAAAGCCAACATGCGCATCAGCTTCCGCATCGACGCTCCGGAGAACGGCACTCGCCGCCCACGTCAGGAAGCCCCAGCCGGTGAATTCAGCCTGGGTACTCCGGATGTCAGTGCTCCAAGCATGGCCTCCTCCGTCCCTCCAGCAGACGACATGTCTGTAGACAGCCTTACATTCTAG
- a CDS encoding class I SAM-dependent methyltransferase, whose translation MKPVRYHDHKSEKTSWEPVAKQYGKKIQEEGSFQTEVVFPGALRLLSPRKDKNYLDIACGEGTFANMIAKVGAKVIGFDISSTLIKDAERKNILGAQFRVANAKDFARYFEPKSFDGAVCILALQNINDLAATIGDAGKVLKSGSPFVIVLNHPMYRIPKQTGWGWDMERLLEYRRVDSYMTENEIPISANPGRGSQSAVTFSYHRPLQAYMTELAKAGFVIDNIEEWISNKESDFGPRAKAENRARKEIPMFMAIRARKI comes from the coding sequence ATGAAACCTGTCCGCTACCACGACCACAAATCAGAAAAAACTTCTTGGGAACCTGTTGCTAAGCAGTACGGCAAGAAGATTCAAGAAGAAGGCTCTTTCCAGACGGAAGTAGTTTTCCCTGGTGCTTTGCGTTTGCTCTCGCCTAGAAAGGATAAGAATTATTTGGACATTGCCTGCGGCGAAGGAACATTCGCTAACATGATTGCAAAGGTAGGGGCGAAGGTGATCGGTTTCGACATTTCCTCGACGCTCATTAAGGACGCGGAGCGCAAGAATATTTTGGGCGCCCAGTTCCGGGTAGCCAACGCTAAAGACTTTGCTCGTTATTTTGAACCAAAGAGTTTTGACGGCGCAGTTTGCATCCTCGCCCTGCAGAACATTAACGACCTAGCCGCTACGATTGGCGATGCCGGCAAGGTTTTGAAATCTGGTTCGCCGTTTGTGATTGTGCTTAACCACCCCATGTATCGCATCCCAAAACAAACGGGTTGGGGCTGGGACATGGAGCGTCTTTTGGAATATCGCCGGGTTGATAGTTACATGACTGAAAATGAGATTCCGATTTCGGCTAACCCAGGACGCGGATCACAAAGCGCTGTTACTTTCTCATACCATCGCCCACTACAGGCTTACATGACGGAGCTTGCGAAGGCCGGATTCGTTATTGATAACATCGAAGAATGGATCAGCAACAAAGAGAGCGACTTCGGTCCCCGCGCCAAGGCCGAGAACCGCGCCAGAAAAGAGATTCCAATGTTTATGGCCATCCGCGCTCGCAAGATTTAA
- a CDS encoding AAA family ATPase translates to MYLKRLEIQGFKTFAQKTVVEFPEKKKNSNPLTVIVGPNGSGKSNIADAIRWCLGEQSMKQLRGKKTEDIIFSGSEGRSRSGFAEVTMLFENEDKAMKTDFAEVAITRRLYRDGESDYMLNGQSARLQDIQLLLAEAGVGQRSYAVIGQGMIDHVLVSSPEERKTFFDDATGVRGLQMRRHQSLLKLEKSAVNLAEVQMVIDELEPRLNMLKRQVKKLEEREKVTAELKTVSLEYFQGKWAELEVEKKAIAGKLEGMDAKVNAKRTELAAGDKKLATLEIEEVGKVDGTGSGMGELQSAYKKAQANLTEARKAQVMAEREIELAKVRAQSSWSPLPLQDIVSEVKFIADSHSTLLDKLKAVKTVEEIRLLEKEVEESLSRSKKLRDRLVKPNPEDFKADPVALAAVTKSLEGISIAEAEVKKTEQAMDAKAKEASAAKSEIFAFQRTLRVLQTELMAFEQARNSSQIEMARVETRQDALKQEAKEGMGMDVDFQKGGVINPAPAIDLPMLYEKMLRLRRQVEMIGGIEESVVKEHAEVSERFTFLSTQLIDLRAAIASTEKIVDELDKEIHGQSERALKEINHEFQKYFKILFGGGSCSLMKVEIENEPGDVGVDPRVDPLAVEPDELTADLVTSRVKARREAVIGIDIQATPPGKRLKALNLLSGGERALTSIALLCAIMATNPSPFVVLDEVDAALDEANTVRFANILNELRERTQFIVVTHNRATMEKGDTLYGVSMGGDGVSKLLSVKIEDVVTDGARR, encoded by the coding sequence ATGTACCTCAAGCGCCTAGAAATCCAGGGATTTAAGACTTTCGCCCAAAAAACTGTAGTCGAATTCCCCGAGAAAAAGAAAAACTCGAACCCTTTGACAGTTATTGTCGGCCCTAATGGTTCGGGCAAGTCGAACATCGCTGACGCTATCCGTTGGTGTCTCGGGGAACAATCGATGAAACAGCTGCGCGGCAAAAAGACGGAGGATATTATTTTTTCTGGTTCCGAGGGAAGAAGCCGATCTGGATTCGCCGAGGTCACGATGCTCTTTGAGAACGAGGATAAGGCGATGAAGACTGATTTTGCGGAAGTTGCGATCACTCGTCGCCTGTACCGTGACGGCGAATCTGATTACATGTTGAACGGCCAGTCGGCGCGTCTGCAGGATATTCAATTGCTGTTGGCTGAAGCCGGAGTCGGGCAGCGGTCATACGCCGTTATCGGTCAGGGCATGATTGATCATGTCCTCGTGAGCTCGCCCGAAGAACGCAAGACATTTTTTGATGATGCTACCGGCGTGCGCGGCTTGCAGATGCGCCGCCACCAGTCACTTTTGAAGCTCGAGAAGTCCGCGGTTAACTTGGCGGAGGTGCAGATGGTGATTGACGAGCTCGAACCACGTTTGAACATGCTTAAGCGTCAGGTGAAGAAGCTCGAAGAGCGAGAAAAGGTAACGGCCGAGCTGAAAACTGTGTCGCTCGAATATTTCCAGGGCAAATGGGCTGAGCTTGAGGTTGAAAAGAAAGCGATTGCCGGGAAGCTTGAAGGCATGGATGCGAAAGTTAATGCAAAACGGACTGAACTGGCTGCTGGCGATAAGAAACTCGCAACACTCGAGATCGAGGAAGTGGGGAAGGTGGATGGCACCGGAAGCGGGATGGGGGAATTACAGTCTGCTTATAAGAAGGCGCAGGCAAATTTGACCGAGGCACGTAAGGCGCAGGTGATGGCTGAGCGCGAGATTGAGCTCGCAAAAGTTCGGGCGCAGTCTTCATGGTCGCCGTTGCCTCTGCAAGACATCGTAAGCGAGGTGAAGTTCATCGCCGATAGCCACTCGACACTCCTCGATAAACTGAAGGCCGTGAAGACGGTTGAAGAAATTCGCCTGTTAGAAAAAGAAGTAGAAGAATCGCTGTCGCGCTCAAAGAAACTCCGCGATCGCCTTGTGAAGCCGAATCCCGAGGACTTTAAGGCTGATCCCGTTGCGCTTGCAGCAGTTACGAAGTCCCTCGAGGGCATTTCGATCGCTGAGGCCGAGGTGAAGAAGACCGAGCAAGCTATGGACGCGAAGGCCAAAGAGGCTAGCGCCGCCAAGAGCGAAATCTTTGCGTTTCAGCGCACACTTCGAGTTTTGCAAACCGAGCTGATGGCCTTCGAACAGGCTCGCAATTCTTCCCAAATTGAAATGGCCCGCGTAGAAACTCGCCAAGACGCCTTGAAACAAGAGGCGAAAGAGGGAATGGGCATGGACGTTGATTTTCAAAAAGGCGGGGTTATCAACCCCGCACCGGCCATCGATTTGCCCATGTTGTATGAAAAGATGTTGAGATTACGCCGCCAGGTAGAAATGATCGGCGGCATTGAAGAGTCAGTGGTCAAGGAGCACGCCGAGGTTAGCGAACGCTTTACGTTCTTGTCGACTCAGCTTATTGATCTCCGTGCTGCTATCGCCTCGACTGAGAAGATCGTCGATGAGCTCGACAAAGAGATCCACGGCCAGAGCGAAAGAGCCTTGAAGGAAATCAACCATGAGTTTCAGAAGTATTTTAAGATTTTATTCGGGGGAGGGTCATGTTCATTGATGAAGGTCGAGATCGAAAATGAACCCGGCGATGTTGGGGTCGACCCACGCGTCGATCCACTCGCGGTCGAACCTGACGAACTCACGGCCGATCTGGTTACGTCGCGCGTCAAAGCTCGCCGCGAAGCGGTCATTGGCATCGACATCCAGGCGACGCCGCCGGGAAAGCGGCTCAAGGCGCTCAACTTATTGTCTGGTGGCGAACGCGCGCTGACGTCGATCGCACTGCTCTGCGCCATTATGGCTACGAACCCTTCGCCCTTTGTCGTTCTTGACGAAGTTGATGCGGCTCTCGACGAAGCGAACACGGTCAGATTCGCAAATATTTTGAATGAACTTCGAGAAAGAACTCAGTTTATTGTTGTTACCCATAATCGCGCGACTATGGAGAAGGGCGACACGTTGTACGGAGTCTCTATGGGAGGTGACGGCGTAAGTAAGTTGCTATCCGTGAAGATAGAAGATGTTGTCACAGATGGCGCTCGCCGATAA
- a CDS encoding DHH family phosphoesterase, protein MNSVLQEKVEGLIREAGHVLLLTDERIDGDTTGSTLGLYHVLKDLGKQVTVFSPKPMPPQLEFIPGVEVIRRDEAMFADGSIDLAIICDCSDGVYIQKFLPGMKRRVPLVVFDHHATNPMYGTVNIVEPKAASSADVVWRFIKAAKYPVSPNAAQCILTGICTDTGLFSTSNTTLQAITASSELIRLGANLTTIVRHVFINKSAGALKLWGVALERLFFDDTLKMLTTVITKQDLESTKTTIEDIAGVSNFLNAMLENAYDAVTVLYETDDGAVKGSMRSRSRDVAKQAADLFGGGGHKLAAGFKVMNSTLQKQGEKWAIVKKFDSPVAPTLKEGESPKALTEIKNVIH, encoded by the coding sequence ATGAACAGCGTTCTGCAGGAAAAAGTGGAGGGACTAATCCGTGAGGCCGGACATGTTTTGTTGCTGACTGATGAACGGATCGATGGAGATACGACCGGTTCAACACTTGGCCTTTATCATGTACTGAAAGACCTGGGAAAACAGGTGACGGTGTTTTCACCAAAGCCCATGCCGCCACAACTGGAGTTCATTCCGGGTGTTGAGGTTATTCGGCGCGATGAAGCGATGTTTGCTGACGGGTCTATCGACCTCGCCATTATCTGCGACTGTTCAGATGGCGTTTATATCCAAAAGTTTTTGCCCGGCATGAAGCGCCGAGTACCCTTGGTAGTCTTTGATCATCACGCTACGAATCCCATGTACGGCACGGTGAACATTGTCGAGCCTAAAGCCGCCTCCAGTGCTGATGTGGTTTGGCGTTTTATCAAGGCTGCAAAATATCCCGTCTCCCCCAACGCCGCGCAGTGCATTTTGACGGGCATTTGTACTGATACAGGACTTTTCTCAACTTCGAACACCACACTACAGGCGATCACCGCAAGTTCAGAGCTCATTAGGCTTGGCGCAAATCTCACAACGATCGTCCGTCACGTGTTTATCAATAAGTCTGCAGGCGCCCTCAAACTTTGGGGGGTAGCCCTTGAACGCCTATTTTTCGATGACACCTTAAAGATGCTAACAACGGTCATTACAAAACAAGACCTTGAATCTACAAAGACGACGATCGAGGACATTGCTGGTGTCTCAAATTTTCTAAATGCAATGCTTGAAAATGCTTACGATGCCGTAACGGTGTTGTACGAAACGGACGACGGCGCCGTAAAAGGAAGCATGCGCAGCCGTAGCAGGGACGTTGCAAAGCAAGCAGCCGATCTCTTTGGCGGCGGTGGCCACAAACTCGCTGCGGGGTTCAAAGTGATGAACTCGACGTTGCAGAAACAGGGAGAGAAATGGGCAATTGTGAAGAAATTCGACTCCCCCGTAGCCCCCACTTTGAAAGAGGGTGAATCCCCCAAGGCATTGACGGAAATTAAAAATGTGATACACTAG
- the rpsP gene encoding 30S ribosomal protein S16: MLTIRLSRTGKKKQPYYRIVLQEKTRDPWSPAIEVLGTLNPRLDRKDAVLDKERISFWLAKGAQPSDTLNNLFIDHGLVKGDKKNKITITEARKKKMAAAAPKAA, encoded by the coding sequence ATGTTGACCATTCGTCTTTCTCGCACTGGAAAAAAGAAGCAGCCTTACTACCGCATCGTTCTTCAGGAAAAGACTCGTGATCCATGGTCACCAGCTATCGAGGTACTCGGTACGTTGAACCCGCGCCTTGATCGCAAGGACGCAGTTCTCGACAAAGAGCGTATTTCCTTCTGGCTGGCCAAGGGTGCTCAGCCATCTGATACTTTGAACAACTTGTTCATTGATCACGGCTTGGTCAAGGGTGATAAGAAGAACAAGATCACCATCACTGAAGCCCGTAAGAAAAAGATGGCCGCTGCCGCCCCTAAGGCTGCATAG
- the pyrF gene encoding orotidine-5'-phosphate decarboxylase, which produces MRSEEQIQAASRRIIVALDVDSVAQAMVLVEMLTGKVGKFKIGLQLIFTILVELLTPMSLTEAFDNLDRARKLFRLLHGQIMLDVKLKDIPPTIAGASGAIARLGVDLFTVHASAGTRGLREAVKNRGTSSVIAVTVLTSMDEDECQSIYGENVADKVRAFTRLAVEAKVQYLVCAPHDLELLKDIPGADEIEKICPNITPVWAAVPKDQNKNRSMTPFEAMQAGAAYLVIGRAITKPPPEIGSPKDAARKIAEEIASFFP; this is translated from the coding sequence ATGAGGAGCGAAGAACAGATCCAGGCTGCGAGTCGGCGGATCATTGTGGCCTTGGATGTGGATAGTGTGGCGCAGGCCATGGTGCTGGTTGAAATGCTGACTGGGAAGGTGGGGAAGTTCAAGATCGGGCTTCAGCTCATCTTCACCATCCTCGTGGAGTTGTTGACGCCCATGAGTCTGACCGAGGCTTTTGACAACCTCGATCGTGCTCGTAAGCTGTTTCGGTTGCTACACGGCCAAATCATGCTCGACGTGAAGTTGAAGGACATTCCGCCCACGATCGCTGGTGCCTCAGGAGCCATTGCTCGGCTCGGAGTGGATCTGTTCACGGTTCATGCCTCGGCCGGGACCAGGGGTCTGAGGGAAGCGGTGAAGAATCGGGGTACGTCCTCCGTCATTGCGGTCACGGTATTGACCAGCATGGACGAGGACGAGTGTCAGAGTATCTACGGCGAGAATGTAGCGGATAAGGTCCGCGCGTTTACCCGTTTGGCGGTCGAGGCCAAGGTTCAATACTTGGTCTGCGCGCCACACGATCTTGAGCTCCTCAAGGACATTCCGGGCGCGGACGAGATTGAGAAAATCTGTCCGAACATTACGCCAGTCTGGGCGGCGGTGCCGAAGGATCAGAACAAGAACCGGTCCATGACGCCGTTTGAGGCCATGCAGGCGGGCGCAGCCTACCTGGTGATCGGGCGGGCGATTACGAAACCGCCACCTGAGATTGGTTCGCCCAAGGACGCGGCGCGCAAGATCGCCGAAGAGATCGCCTCGTTCTTTCCGTAG